Proteins encoded by one window of Lutibacter sp. A64:
- a CDS encoding DUF3822 family protein, with amino-acid sequence MIKEINKLTNSSLDFKNLEENHLSIQLSLDGFSFCVYNIPNTSVAVFHRYEFTNTSPTPYEHLNLVKQLFSQEELLQIKYKSVTVSHLNNLITQVPLPFFDKNNLKFYLQNTIKVLENDYITFDEIDNSEIVNVYIPFVNINNFLIDRYGAFTFKHSSTILIETLLNQYKNLDDDFCFVNVFNFNFEIVVLKNKKLELYNFHSFRTKEDFIYYILFTAEQLNLNPEEFKLILLGDIEKESELYTLLYQYIRNISFYKSEKPATHVNGISKHTNFTVLNQF; translated from the coding sequence ATGATAAAGGAGATAAACAAATTAACGAATAGTTCTTTAGATTTTAAAAATCTAGAAGAAAACCATTTATCCATCCAACTTAGTTTGGATGGATTTTCTTTTTGTGTATATAATATACCTAATACTAGTGTTGCTGTATTTCATAGATATGAATTTACTAATACCTCACCAACACCATACGAACATTTAAATTTAGTTAAACAGCTATTTTCACAAGAAGAATTACTACAAATTAAGTATAAATCTGTAACCGTATCACATCTAAATAATTTAATTACCCAAGTTCCTTTACCTTTTTTTGATAAAAACAATTTAAAGTTTTACTTACAAAACACCATTAAAGTACTTGAAAACGATTATATTACTTTTGATGAAATTGACAATTCTGAAATAGTTAATGTATACATTCCCTTTGTAAATATTAATAATTTTTTAATCGATCGCTACGGAGCATTTACCTTTAAACATTCATCTACTATTTTAATAGAAACCCTTTTAAATCAATATAAAAACTTAGATGACGATTTTTGTTTTGTAAACGTTTTTAATTTTAACTTTGAGATTGTAGTCTTAAAAAATAAAAAATTAGAATTGTATAATTTTCACTCATTTAGAACAAAAGAAGATTTTATTTATTACATACTTTTTACAGCCGAACAACTTAATTTAAATCCAGAAGAGTTTAAATTAATTCTTTTAGGAGATATTGAAAAAGAGTCTGAATTATATACACTACTTTACCAATATATTAGAAATATTAGCTTCTACAAATCAGAAAAACCTGCAACACACGTTAATGGTATCTCTAAACACACAAACTTTACAGTACTAAATCAATTTTAA
- the rsmD gene encoding 16S rRNA (guanine(966)-N(2))-methyltransferase RsmD, which translates to MRIISGKFKSKRIQAPKKLPVRPTTDMAKEALFNILNNLYYFNNLVVLDLFSGTGNISYEFASRGTTNITAIDANFGCIKFINETSKILEADIQTIKSDVYKYLEKTSSKFDVIFVDPPYDFELDKFEKIVNLVFENELLNNNGLLVVEHSKHTKLDTHAKISYQKKYGGNMFSFFENSNETEVVE; encoded by the coding sequence ATGCGAATAATTTCCGGAAAATTTAAAAGTAAACGCATACAAGCGCCAAAAAAATTACCTGTTAGACCAACAACTGACATGGCAAAAGAAGCGTTATTTAACATTCTAAACAACTTATATTATTTTAATAACTTAGTTGTACTAGATTTATTTTCGGGAACAGGAAATATAAGTTATGAGTTTGCTTCTAGAGGCACAACAAATATTACAGCCATAGATGCTAATTTTGGTTGTATAAAATTTATTAATGAAACCTCTAAAATACTAGAAGCAGATATACAAACCATTAAAAGTGATGTGTATAAATATTTAGAAAAAACATCTTCAAAATTCGATGTTATTTTTGTAGATCCTCCATACGATTTTGAATTAGATAAATTTGAGAAAATTGTAAATTTAGTTTTTGAAAATGAATTGTTAAACAACAACGGATTACTTGTTGTTGAACATTCTAAACACACTAAATTAGATACACATGCTAAGATTAGCTATCAAAAAAAATATGGTGGAAATATGTTTAGCTTTTTTGAAAATTCTAATGAAACTGAAGTAGTTGAGTAG
- a CDS encoding peptidyl-prolyl cis-trans isomerase, which translates to MKQLAVYICLFFMLLSCNYFTIKDDTREAVARVNDTYLYKKDLKNVVSAGVSKTDSILLVNNFINNWIKQQLLLEKAQINLENKTEEFDVLVKTYREDLFINSYKEAVVKQYLDTTITENDIQEFYSKNNQNFKLNEELLKLKYIKIGKDIYNKESVIKLFKSSKKSDLDSLHSVEMALKSHHLNDSVWVKYTDLILKVPILKNEDKNQLLKKDNFIEKEDSLSLYLVAIKDVLKRNEIAPTSYITPTIKQMILHQRKLLLLRNIEETLIDDARKKQQFETY; encoded by the coding sequence TTGAAACAATTAGCCGTTTATATATGCTTGTTTTTTATGTTGCTGTCGTGCAATTATTTTACTATAAAAGATGATACGCGTGAAGCTGTAGCACGTGTAAACGATACATACCTTTATAAGAAAGATTTAAAAAATGTTGTTTCGGCAGGAGTGTCTAAAACCGATAGTATTTTATTGGTAAATAATTTTATTAATAATTGGATAAAGCAACAGTTGTTGCTAGAGAAAGCTCAAATTAATTTAGAAAATAAAACAGAAGAATTTGATGTTTTAGTGAAAACATATAGAGAAGATTTATTTATAAATTCTTATAAAGAAGCTGTTGTTAAACAGTATTTAGACACAACAATTACAGAAAATGATATTCAAGAATTTTATTCTAAAAACAATCAAAACTTTAAATTAAATGAAGAGTTATTAAAGTTAAAGTATATTAAAATTGGAAAAGATATTTACAATAAAGAATCGGTAATAAAATTGTTTAAATCTTCTAAAAAAAGCGATTTAGACAGTCTTCATTCTGTAGAAATGGCCTTAAAATCACATCATTTAAACGATTCGGTTTGGGTAAAGTATACCGATTTAATTTTAAAAGTTCCAATATTAAAAAATGAAGATAAAAACCAATTATTAAAAAAAGATAATTTTATAGAAAAAGAAGATTCATTAAGCTTATATTTGGTGGCTATAAAAGATGTGTTAAAAAGAAATGAAATTGCTCCAACAAGCTATATAACACCTACAATTAAGCAAATGATTTTACATCAACGTAAATTATTATTATTAAGAAATATAGAAGAAACATTAATAGATGATGCAAGAAAAAAACAACAATTTGAAACATATTAA
- a CDS encoding AAA family ATPase, with product MSDVDTLKQLVVKYKALKKEISKVIIGQDEAIDHILLSILSGGHSLLIGVPGLAKTLIVHTIAQTLGLDFKRIQFTPDLMPSDILGSEILDETSHFKFIKGPIFSNIILADEINRTPPKTQAALLEAMQERSVTVAGHHYTLAKPFFVLATQNPIEQEGTYPLPEAQLDRFMFSIQLDYPTFEEEVDVVKATTNDENPTVNSILTSKEIVDFQHLVRRIPVADNVIEYAVKLVSKTRPNSLNATELVNNYIDWGAGPRASQNLVLGAKAHAAVNGKFSPDIEDVQAVAFSILRHRIVRNYKAEAEGISEKQLIESLF from the coding sequence ATGTCTGATGTTGATACGTTAAAACAATTAGTTGTAAAGTATAAAGCACTTAAAAAAGAAATTTCAAAAGTAATTATTGGGCAAGATGAAGCTATAGATCATATTTTATTATCTATTTTAAGTGGTGGACATTCTTTATTAATTGGTGTTCCAGGTTTGGCAAAAACACTAATTGTACACACTATTGCTCAAACTTTGGGTTTAGACTTTAAACGTATTCAATTTACACCAGATTTAATGCCTTCAGATATTTTAGGTAGCGAAATATTAGATGAAACAAGTCATTTTAAGTTTATAAAAGGACCTATTTTTAGCAATATAATATTGGCTGATGAAATAAATAGAACACCACCAAAAACACAAGCAGCTTTATTAGAAGCTATGCAAGAGCGTTCTGTTACCGTTGCAGGGCATCATTACACTTTAGCAAAACCATTTTTTGTATTGGCAACTCAAAATCCGATAGAGCAGGAGGGAACTTACCCTTTGCCAGAAGCGCAATTAGATAGGTTTATGTTTTCTATTCAATTGGATTATCCAACTTTTGAAGAAGAAGTTGATGTTGTTAAAGCCACTACTAATGATGAAAATCCGACTGTTAATTCTATTTTAACATCTAAAGAAATTGTAGATTTTCAACATTTGGTTAGAAGGATACCTGTTGCAGATAATGTTATAGAATATGCTGTAAAATTAGTATCTAAAACACGTCCAAATTCTTTAAATGCAACTGAATTGGTGAATAATTATATAGATTGGGGAGCTGGGCCAAGAGCTTCACAAAATTTAGTGTTAGGAGCAAAAGCACATGCTGCTGTTAACGGAAAGTTTTCTCCAGATATTGAAGATGTTCAGGCTGTGGCTTTTTCAATTTTAAGACACAGAATTGTACGAAATTACAAAGCTGAAGCCGAAGGAATTTCAGAAAAACAACTTATAGAATCGTTGTTTTAG
- a CDS encoding peptidylprolyl isomerase encodes MKKNIILIALLFIFTGIQAQDSTTSNSERIKVDGVAVVIGKNIVLDSDIDKFKKELLNRMEGAELNITDCEILEEIMTQKLLAHHAVVDSVLVSEAEVNSQVERNISYFTQQLGSMDAVVEYYGFTDEEDLRKELYTIQNEQLLIQREKESITEKIDVTPEEVRNYFNNLETEGNLPEFSAEIELAQIVKTLKPSEEETNRVIDKLNAIKKDVEDGYSFRLKAIINSDDPAVSGNGPGAGGLYTITRESNFIKEFKEVAFSLDEGEISEPFESGFGFHIILVEKIKGQERDVRHILIQPVISQEELDASMDELTKIRTQILNGELTFEEAVAKYSDDAATRNNQGLILNPQTNDTHFDLTRMDPNLYSKVSSLKAGEITVPFYDEVRGESKMHKIIMLKSKNETHTANFIDDYEKIQELTLQKKEEETIEDWAKEKIEDTYIKINEDFKKCEFSKNWKKQ; translated from the coding sequence ATGAAAAAAAATATAATTTTAATAGCGCTACTTTTTATTTTTACAGGTATACAAGCACAAGATAGTACAACGTCTAATTCAGAAAGAATAAAAGTAGATGGTGTTGCAGTTGTAATAGGTAAGAATATTGTTTTAGACTCGGACATAGATAAATTCAAAAAAGAATTATTAAATCGTATGGAAGGTGCTGAATTAAATATTACAGATTGTGAAATTCTAGAAGAAATAATGACACAAAAACTACTTGCACATCATGCAGTTGTAGATAGTGTTTTAGTTTCAGAAGCAGAAGTAAACTCTCAAGTTGAACGTAATATTTCTTATTTTACCCAACAATTAGGTTCTATGGATGCTGTTGTTGAATACTATGGTTTTACAGATGAAGAAGATCTTAGAAAAGAATTATATACCATACAAAATGAACAACTTTTAATTCAAAGAGAAAAAGAAAGCATTACCGAAAAAATTGATGTTACTCCTGAAGAAGTTAGAAATTATTTTAATAACTTAGAAACAGAAGGTAATTTACCAGAGTTTAGTGCAGAAATTGAATTGGCACAAATAGTAAAAACTTTAAAACCTTCTGAAGAAGAAACCAACCGTGTTATAGATAAATTAAATGCCATTAAAAAAGATGTTGAAGATGGATATAGTTTTAGATTAAAAGCCATTATTAATTCTGATGATCCAGCAGTTTCAGGAAATGGACCAGGAGCAGGAGGGTTGTATACTATTACTAGAGAGTCTAATTTTATTAAAGAGTTTAAAGAAGTTGCTTTTAGTTTAGATGAAGGAGAGATTTCCGAGCCTTTCGAATCTGGTTTTGGTTTTCATATTATACTCGTAGAAAAAATTAAAGGACAAGAGCGCGATGTGCGTCATATTTTAATTCAACCAGTAATTTCTCAAGAAGAGTTAGATGCTTCAATGGATGAATTAACAAAAATTAGAACGCAAATTTTAAATGGAGAATTAACTTTTGAAGAAGCTGTAGCTAAATATTCAGATGATGCTGCAACAAGAAATAATCAAGGCTTAATTTTAAATCCGCAAACAAACGATACACATTTCGATTTAACACGTATGGATCCAAATCTATATAGCAAAGTTAGCAGTTTAAAAGCAGGGGAGATTACAGTTCCTTTTTATGATGAAGTTAGGGGTGAATCTAAAATGCATAAAATTATTATGTTAAAAAGCAAAAACGAAACTCATACAGCTAATTTTATTGATGATTATGAAAAAATTCAAGAGTTAACTTTACAGAAAAAAGAAGAAGAAACTATTGAAGATTGGGCAAAAGAAAAAATTGAAGACACATACATTAAAATTAACGAAGATTTTAAAAAATGTGAGTTTAGTAAAAACTGGAAAAAACAATAA
- a CDS encoding ATP-dependent DNA helicase — protein MIKTPSDFYQKLIQKFPFEPTNSQNILLEDLSNFVFDTNKQAMFLIKGYAGTGKTTTISTVVNNLWEIGKKVVLLAPTGRAAKVISGYSKRQAFTIHKKIYFPKKNKGGGIDFTLQTNKHTNTIFIIDEASMIPDSPTNGKLFEKGSLLDDLISYVYSGVQCKIIFIGDTAQLPPVKLNISPALDAQKLALNYDKEVNEVELNEVMRQHSDSGILINATELRLIIANNAFETFQFKLGFPDLIRLVDGYDIEDAINTAYDNIGVEDTAFIVRSNKRANQYNQQIRSKIRGQENEISTGDFIMVVKNNYFWLKETSEAGFIANGDICEILQIFNIKELYGFRFAEVQVRMIDYPNQKPFETVLLLDTLTSETPSLPYEDSNRLYHEVGKDFAHETKYKQLLAIKKSKYFNALQVKFSYAVTCHKSQGGQWKNVFIEQPYLPEGQSIEYLRWLYTAVTRAQEKVYLIGFEEAFFID, from the coding sequence ATGATTAAAACACCATCAGATTTTTATCAAAAATTAATTCAAAAGTTCCCTTTTGAACCTACAAATTCACAAAATATATTATTAGAAGATTTGTCTAATTTTGTTTTTGATACAAATAAACAGGCTATGTTTCTTATTAAGGGGTATGCTGGTACTGGAAAAACAACAACAATTAGTACAGTAGTTAATAATTTATGGGAAATTGGAAAAAAAGTTGTTTTGTTAGCTCCTACAGGTAGAGCTGCAAAAGTTATTTCTGGATATTCGAAGCGACAAGCATTTACAATTCATAAAAAAATTTATTTTCCAAAAAAAAATAAAGGTGGTGGTATAGATTTTACCTTGCAAACAAATAAACACACAAATACTATTTTTATTATTGATGAAGCTTCAATGATTCCAGATAGCCCTACAAATGGAAAATTATTTGAAAAAGGTTCTTTATTAGACGATTTAATATCTTATGTATATTCTGGTGTGCAATGTAAAATTATTTTTATTGGAGATACCGCGCAATTACCACCCGTTAAGTTAAATATAAGTCCGGCGTTAGATGCGCAAAAGTTGGCACTTAATTATGATAAAGAAGTAAATGAAGTTGAACTAAATGAAGTGATGCGTCAACATAGCGATTCTGGAATTTTAATTAATGCCACAGAATTACGCTTAATAATTGCTAATAATGCGTTTGAAACATTTCAATTTAAATTAGGCTTTCCAGATTTAATTAGATTGGTAGACGGTTATGATATTGAAGATGCTATAAATACGGCTTACGATAATATTGGGGTAGAAGATACTGCTTTTATTGTACGTTCTAATAAACGAGCAAATCAGTACAATCAACAAATTAGAAGTAAAATTAGAGGACAAGAAAATGAAATTTCTACAGGAGATTTTATAATGGTTGTAAAAAATAATTATTTCTGGTTAAAAGAAACTAGTGAGGCTGGTTTTATTGCAAATGGTGATATCTGTGAAATTCTTCAAATATTTAATATTAAAGAATTATATGGCTTTAGATTTGCTGAAGTACAAGTTAGAATGATTGATTATCCTAATCAGAAACCATTTGAAACTGTATTGCTTTTAGATACTTTAACTTCTGAAACTCCTTCTTTACCCTATGAAGATTCTAATAGGTTGTATCACGAAGTAGGTAAAGATTTTGCACACGAAACTAAATACAAACAATTATTAGCTATTAAAAAGAGTAAATATTTTAATGCGTTGCAAGTTAAATTTTCTTATGCAGTAACCTGTCATAAATCTCAAGGTGGGCAATGGAAAAATGTTTTTATTGAACAACCTTATTTACCAGAAGGGCAAAGTATAGAGTATTTAAGATGGTTGTATACAGCCGTAACTAGGGCGCAAGAAAAAGTTTATTTAATAGGTTTTGAAGAAGCTTTTTTTATTGATTAA